A genomic window from Vigna radiata var. radiata cultivar VC1973A chromosome 2, Vradiata_ver6, whole genome shotgun sequence includes:
- the LOC106755986 gene encoding uncharacterized protein LOC106755986 gives MEAVQSWVSEHKLTTIGALWASGIGASLVTYSCKKSPLKPSLRLIHARMHAQALTLAVLSGAAAYHYYEKGSLQPKPVADNISATNFNHLVEYDIHCPF, from the exons ATGGAGGCAGTTCAGTCATGGGTTTCAGAGCACAAGCTCACCACCATTG gGGCACTCTGGGCATCTGGAATTGGAGCATCACTTGTGACTTATTCATGCAAAAAGTCGCCTTTGAAGCCTAGTCTCAGGCTTATCCATGCCAG GATGCATGCTCAGGCGCTAACTTTAGCAGTGTTGTCTGGTGCAGCTGCTTACCATTATTATGAGAAAGGTTCTCTTCAGCCAAAACCAGTGGCAGATAATATTTCTGCCACCAATTTCAACCATCTTGTCGAATATGATATTCACTGTCCTTTCTAA